The Sneathiella sp. P13V-1 genome window below encodes:
- the ahpC gene encoding alkyl hydroperoxide reductase subunit C, with product MVMINKSIPEFTTEAFHNGEFKTVSSEDVKGKWSIFLFYPADFTFVCPTELEDMANHYEELQGLGVEVYAVSTDSHFVHKAWHDASDAIGKINYPMLGDTTGAITRGFDVMIEEAGQALRGTFLANPEGIIKVAEIHDLGIGRSAKDMVRKVKAAQYVAANDGEVCPAAWEEGQATLTPSLDLVGKI from the coding sequence ATGGTAATGATTAATAAGTCCATTCCTGAATTCACTACAGAAGCGTTCCACAACGGTGAGTTCAAAACAGTTTCTTCTGAAGATGTAAAAGGCAAATGGTCCATCTTCCTGTTCTACCCAGCAGACTTTACATTTGTTTGCCCAACAGAACTTGAAGACATGGCAAACCATTACGAAGAACTGCAAGGTCTGGGCGTTGAAGTTTATGCTGTTTCTACAGACAGCCACTTCGTTCACAAAGCATGGCACGATGCAAGTGACGCCATTGGTAAAATCAACTACCCAATGCTGGGTGACACAACTGGCGCCATCACACGTGGTTTCGACGTGATGATCGAAGAAGCTGGTCAGGCGCTGCGCGGTACATTCCTCGCAAACCCAGAAGGCATCATCAAAGTTGCTGAAATCCACGATCTGGGTATCGGCCGTTCTGCAAAAGACATGGTTCGTAAAGTTAAAGCTGCTCAGTACGTAGCTGCCAACGACGGCGAAGTTTGCCCGGCAGCTTGGGAAGAAGGTCAGGCAACACTGACACCAAGCCTGGACCTCGTCGGCAAAATCTAA
- a CDS encoding hydrogen peroxide-inducible genes activator gives MISLKQLTYALAVAETRHFKKAAAQCGVSQSALSTAVSELENQLGVQIFERDNKKVLISPIGEQILSKARDIKLDIDDLYMISQGQQAPLSYPLSIGVIPTIGPYLLPKTLPEVRKQYPDLKLRIVEEQSEVLVEKVRKGELDTAILALPYAVDGLLALEFWQEDFYLVTNKSSDIANRKEISSAELDEGHLLLLKDGHCLKDHVLAACKLQATQTDHSLEGASLYTLIQMVASQMGTTMVPQMALDQLVSHSNELTAVHLNEPGPHRKLAFITRLNYAGVPNIELLIKLFKGQLMHYCAPN, from the coding sequence ATGATCTCTTTGAAGCAGCTCACCTACGCTCTCGCAGTCGCAGAAACCCGACATTTCAAAAAGGCGGCGGCCCAATGTGGCGTTTCTCAATCAGCCCTCAGCACGGCTGTATCAGAACTTGAAAATCAGCTTGGCGTCCAGATTTTTGAACGCGACAACAAAAAGGTTCTCATCTCACCGATCGGAGAGCAGATTCTGAGCAAAGCCAGAGACATAAAATTAGATATTGATGATCTCTATATGATCTCGCAAGGGCAGCAGGCTCCGCTGAGCTACCCTCTATCCATTGGGGTTATTCCTACCATCGGGCCTTACCTACTTCCCAAAACATTGCCAGAAGTCAGAAAGCAATATCCTGACTTGAAACTGCGCATTGTAGAAGAACAGTCTGAGGTTTTGGTTGAGAAGGTCAGAAAAGGTGAGCTAGACACAGCTATCCTCGCCCTACCCTATGCTGTGGATGGACTATTGGCTTTGGAGTTCTGGCAAGAAGACTTTTACCTCGTCACCAATAAATCAAGTGACATTGCCAATAGAAAAGAGATTTCCAGCGCTGAACTGGATGAAGGACATTTGCTTCTCTTAAAAGATGGCCATTGCCTGAAAGACCATGTTTTGGCGGCGTGTAAATTACAGGCGACGCAAACAGATCATTCATTGGAAGGAGCCAGCCTCTATACACTGATCCAAATGGTCGCAAGTCAGATGGGGACAACCATGGTCCCGCAAATGGCATTGGATCAGCTTGTCTCCCACAGTAACGAGCTGACCGCAGTTCACCTCAACGAGCCTGGACCACATCGCAAATTGGCATTCATCACCCGGCTCAATTACGCCGGGGTTCCCAACATCGAACTGCTCATCAAGCTATTCAAAGGTCAATTAATGCACTACTGCGCGCCAAACTAG
- the ahpF gene encoding alkyl hydroperoxide reductase subunit F, with translation MLTNDILTALKGYTANMANDIKLVVQTGDHAKRPELLKFLNDFASVSDRLSVEERDTNGVLRSPVSFMLEVDGEPNGIIFSGIPGGHEFNSMVLAVLHSSGTELKLDDSLQNIIRNVSEELKFEVFVSLSCHNCPDVVQALNQFATLNDNISTETIDGGVYPELIEERSIQGVPSVYLNGELFANGKIDTAQLLDKLIERYPSVTEVKSDAPALPLQDVTIIGGGPAGVSAAIYSARKGLKVTMIADRVGGQVKDTMGIENMISVPKTTGPELVGAMQEHMKDYDITMKEHFRVEEIVQGDIKTVKLSSGEEIQTKTVIIATGAKWRELGIPGEKENVGNGVAYCPHCDGPFFKGKDVAVIGGGNSGVEAALDLAGIVKSVTLFEFLPELKADKVLIDQAEKRDNITILKNVATEEILAADGKVNAIQYQDRESEATHTKTLAGVFVQIGLVPNSEFLKGVVDLTPWGEVEINERNETSASGIYACGDVTTVPYKQIVIAMSEGAKAALTAFDYILKQD, from the coding sequence ATGCTTACAAATGACATTCTGACTGCACTAAAAGGCTACACAGCCAATATGGCAAATGACATTAAGCTGGTTGTTCAAACTGGTGATCATGCCAAGCGCCCTGAACTTCTGAAATTTCTAAACGATTTCGCCTCTGTTTCTGACAGATTGTCCGTTGAAGAGCGCGATACAAACGGTGTTCTACGTAGTCCTGTCAGCTTTATGCTGGAAGTGGATGGTGAGCCAAACGGGATTATCTTCTCAGGCATCCCGGGTGGACATGAATTTAATTCAATGGTGTTGGCCGTTCTTCACTCTTCCGGTACAGAACTGAAGTTGGATGACAGCTTGCAGAACATTATTCGGAATGTATCTGAAGAACTGAAGTTTGAGGTTTTTGTCTCACTTAGTTGTCACAACTGCCCGGATGTTGTTCAGGCGCTGAACCAGTTCGCGACCCTGAACGATAACATTTCAACCGAAACCATTGATGGTGGTGTTTACCCTGAGCTGATCGAAGAGCGGAGCATTCAAGGTGTGCCGTCTGTTTACCTAAACGGTGAACTGTTTGCCAACGGCAAGATTGATACAGCGCAGTTACTGGATAAATTGATTGAGCGTTATCCTTCCGTGACTGAAGTGAAGTCAGATGCCCCGGCGTTACCGCTTCAGGATGTGACCATTATTGGCGGTGGTCCAGCCGGTGTCTCCGCAGCGATTTACTCTGCGCGTAAAGGTTTGAAGGTCACCATGATTGCTGACCGCGTGGGTGGACAGGTGAAAGATACCATGGGCATCGAAAACATGATTTCCGTACCGAAAACAACAGGCCCAGAGCTTGTCGGCGCGATGCAGGAACATATGAAAGATTATGATATCACCATGAAAGAGCACTTCCGTGTGGAAGAAATTGTTCAAGGTGACATCAAAACAGTGAAGCTATCCTCTGGCGAGGAAATTCAAACGAAAACGGTGATCATTGCAACAGGCGCCAAATGGCGTGAGCTTGGCATCCCGGGGGAGAAAGAAAATGTCGGTAATGGTGTCGCATATTGCCCGCATTGTGATGGCCCATTCTTTAAGGGCAAGGATGTTGCGGTTATCGGCGGTGGAAACTCCGGTGTCGAAGCAGCCCTTGACCTTGCAGGTATCGTCAAATCTGTAACACTGTTTGAATTCTTACCGGAGCTGAAAGCTGATAAGGTGTTGATCGATCAGGCTGAAAAGCGTGATAACATTACGATCCTGAAAAATGTCGCGACAGAGGAAATTCTGGCAGCGGACGGTAAAGTGAATGCGATCCAATATCAAGACCGTGAAAGCGAAGCGACACACACAAAAACGCTTGCAGGTGTCTTCGTCCAAATTGGACTGGTCCCCAATAGCGAGTTTTTAAAAGGTGTCGTGGATCTGACCCCGTGGGGCGAAGTTGAGATTAATGAGCGAAATGAAACGAGCGCTTCTGGTATTTACGCATGTGGTGATGTCACCACAGTGCCTTACAAGCAGATCGTTATTGCGATGAGTGAAGGCGCGAAAGCAGCTCTTACTGCCTTCGACTATATTCTGAAACAAGACTGA